One Mus caroli chromosome 6, CAROLI_EIJ_v1.1, whole genome shotgun sequence genomic window, AGCCCACGCAGCTGCCTGGATACGGTCCCGTGCCTCTCCGGCCTGGCGGTGGCCGCCCAGCCCCTCCCTCCGCGGTCGCGGGCGGCTGTCTGAAGGCGCCGATCTGCCGAGAGAAGCCACCAAGGTTTGGGCATGGAGAGCTCGGCGGGCGACCCATACCGGCGGCCGGCGCGGCGCACTCAGTGGCTGCTGAGTGCCTTGGCTCACCACTATGGGCTGGACCGCGGCGTGGAGAATGAGATCGTGGTGCTGGCTACCGGTCTGGACCAGTATCTGCAGGAGGTTTTCCACCACTTGGACTGCCGGGGAGCGGGCCGCCTACCGCGCGCCGACTTCCGTGCGCTCTGCGCGGTACTGGGGCTGAACGCTGACGGGGAGACGGCCACGGAGGACGCAAACTCCGCGGAGACGGCCTCCACGAACCCGGCTGCTGGGATGATCGCTGGCGGGGACGCGGACGTCAGGGAAGAGGCGCGCCTGGCTCTGCGCGCCGACCCTCCAGAGCTCACCTTCCGCCAGTTCCACGCGCGCCTCTGCGGCTATTTCAGTAGCCGAGCGGGGCCCCGGCTGCCCCGCGGAGCTCTTAGCGAGCACATCGAGACACAGATCCGCCTCCGCcgcccgcgccgccgccgccggccTGGCTCACCGAACCTGCACAGTGGCGCCTATGGAGAGCGCGTGGCACATCTAGAGGAGGAAAACAGTAGCCTACGCGAGCTGGTGGAGGACCTACGGGCTGCGCTGCAGAGCAGTGACGCGCGCTGCCTGGCCCTTCAGGTGCGCGGGATGCCGTGGGTGGAGACAGAGGCGCCCCACCACGGCCCAGCCCCTCCTCAGCtggttctctcccttccccattccaCCCCCTTCATTCCAACTTTCACCCCAATGTATCATTCCTTAAGATCCCAACTTCCTACCCAAGTCCCTTCTAATCCTAGAAGGAACCTGTTTAAGTAGCCATGTAGTGATGGGTCAGCACACATCCTTCTTCGGGGAGGtttaaggaaaacagaaaggactGCCCTTCCCCAAGTCAGCGAAACTTGTTGACAGGCCTCTAGCCCAGGTGAGAAAGACACCGGATGGCCAGCAATGAGGGCCAGGCTCACTCTGAGCTATTGAGGTGGAGCCATTGAGTGAGCTGGTCTCTGGGATCAGTCAACGAACACTTGAGCCCTCCGTGTTGAGTGTAGCTCAGGTGACCAGCCAAGGGAGAAAAGGGGTCCTTATAGACGTATAGGAAGAGGACCTGCGTTACATTGGTGTCTCCTGTCTCCTAGTTGCTGCAGAGTACAACTAGGTGTCAAAGTGGCCTCCATAGTTCATATGTCTGCCAGGAGAGTGTAAGATGGGGCAGAAGGAACCCTGAGAGTGCGtagagtcgtgtgtgtgtgtgtgtgtgtgtgtgtgtgtgtgtgtgtgtgtgtgtgtgttgcctgagactgggtctctcattTAAAAGGGTCTCTCCATCTTTCACGCTCAAGTGCCTACTGGGCACATTGTTCCAGCTTCCTTTATGCTTTGGAACACTGCAGAAANCAAAACAGATCACCCCCGTTTCCAAGGACAGTCCAGAGCACAGATCTCAGAAAGGGCGGAAATTTCAGTCTGCTCTTTAATCTGTGCCTTGAGTCCAGTGAATTAGGAGCAGCNTACACTGGATGCAGGAATTAAGCCTAGAAGGCACGACTTTGGGGAATTACTGTCACCATGCAGAAAAACAGAGGGTGGACTTC contains:
- the Efcc1 gene encoding EF-hand and coiled-coil domain-containing protein 1; this encodes MESSAGDPYRRPARRTQWLLSALAHHYGLDRGVENEIVVLATGLDQYLQEVFHHLDCRGAGRLPRADFRALCAVLGLNADGETATEDANSAETASTNPAAGMIAGGDADVREEARLALRADPPELTFRQFHARLCGYFSSRAGPRLPRGALSEHIETQIRLRRPRRRRRPGSPNLHSGAYGERVAHLEEENSSLRELVEDLRAALQSSDARCLALQVGLWKSQSDIPEAAAHELQRAQGALAEAEARARRLQRGQVEVRLRTEEARQAVRRSLHXVRELEALARRVPCLQRQVQRLETELRGYR